The Anaerosoma tenue genome has a window encoding:
- a CDS encoding YihY/virulence factor BrkB family protein, which yields MTQILSRLRRFFLGVGDLFATAGKHWADDGAPQIAAALSYYALLSVAPLLMVVVTVAGRIASRQTATEELLTAADRLAGDLGTSVIEELLASASLPTTGTLLSIVAILVALFGAMRLFGQMRTAFDKIWNTPPERPESDTLWDGIRYTLRAFAIHNLRAFVMVVVVGVLLIATLALNTLVVAITSEWIGFDPPIEAVRTFDILVSLLLLWVLFGAVYRVLPRTRLSWSDVAVGAAMTAALFTLGRWLVGLYLSSSSIGTAFGAAGSVVIFLVWLNYSSQILLFGAELTQAWTYRYGSRAGQTDEAHADGEHEAG from the coding sequence GTGACGCAGATACTCTCGCGACTCCGCCGCTTCTTCCTCGGCGTGGGGGATCTCTTCGCAACGGCCGGCAAGCACTGGGCCGATGACGGCGCCCCCCAGATAGCCGCCGCCCTCTCCTACTACGCGCTTCTCTCCGTGGCGCCGCTTCTCATGGTCGTCGTCACCGTTGCCGGACGCATCGCCAGCAGGCAGACAGCCACAGAAGAGCTCCTCACCGCGGCAGACCGCCTTGCGGGCGACCTCGGCACCTCGGTGATCGAAGAGCTCCTCGCCTCGGCCTCGCTTCCTACGACCGGGACGCTCCTCAGCATCGTTGCGATCCTGGTGGCCCTGTTCGGCGCCATGCGCCTCTTCGGTCAGATGCGGACGGCGTTCGACAAGATATGGAACACGCCGCCGGAGCGCCCCGAGAGCGACACCCTCTGGGACGGCATCCGGTACACGCTCCGCGCGTTCGCCATCCACAACCTGCGCGCGTTCGTGATGGTCGTGGTGGTGGGCGTCCTCCTCATCGCCACGCTCGCCCTCAACACCCTGGTGGTGGCGATCACCTCCGAGTGGATCGGGTTCGATCCACCCATCGAGGCGGTGCGGACGTTCGACATCCTCGTCTCGCTGCTCCTGCTATGGGTGCTGTTCGGAGCCGTCTATCGCGTCCTGCCACGCACACGTCTCAGCTGGAGCGATGTGGCGGTGGGGGCGGCGATGACGGCAGCGCTCTTCACGCTCGGGCGGTGGCTCGTAGGGCTGTACCTGTCGAGCTCGTCCATCGGTACCGCGTTCGGCGCGGCAGGATCCGTGGTCATCTTCCTCGTGTGGCTCAACTACAGCTCGCAGATACTTCTCTTCGGCGCCGAGTTGACCCAGGCATGGACGTACCGGTATGGATCCAGGGCCGGCCAGACGGATGAGGCCCACGCCGACGGCGAGCACGAAGCCGGCTAG
- a CDS encoding DUF6504 family protein, producing MGRNRAIRQYDPRATGESLDLFTASDTRTPVILELLRSPWIVRGSELGGGVSGLAGKRRERAVEVVWDASRGAPRSFTADARRYSIDAVVQSWAVERAWWDPRKRLSRRCYRVLARGGLYDLAYDRIADRWMLTGVVD from the coding sequence ATGGGCCGCAACCGCGCGATCAGACAGTACGACCCCCGAGCGACGGGGGAGTCGCTCGACCTGTTCACCGCGAGCGACACCCGCACGCCGGTGATACTCGAGCTCCTGCGGAGCCCCTGGATCGTGCGTGGGTCCGAGCTCGGCGGTGGGGTTTCAGGTCTTGCGGGCAAACGGCGGGAGCGTGCGGTCGAGGTCGTGTGGGACGCATCGCGGGGCGCGCCACGGTCGTTCACGGCCGATGCCCGCCGGTACTCGATCGATGCCGTGGTGCAGTCGTGGGCGGTCGAGCGCGCGTGGTGGGATCCGCGCAAGCGCTTGAGTCGCCGCTGCTACCGCGTGCTTGCGCGTGGCGGCCTCTACGACCTCGCGTACGACCGCATCGCCGACCGGTGGATGCTCACCGGCGTCGTGGATTAG